The DNA sequence CGACGCCTTCTTCATCGGTGATGCGCTGGATCTCCTCGCGGAATTCCACCTGCAGGTTGCGCGGCAGGTTGATGCCGTAATCCTGCTGGAGAATATAAGCGATGCCGCCCTTGCCGGACTGCGAGTTGATGCGGATGATCGCCTCGTAGGAACGGCCGACATCCTTCGGGTCGATCGGCAGATAGGGCACTTCCCAGACGGGATGGTTGGCAACCTTGATCGCCTTCATGCCCTTGTTGATCGCATCCTGATGCGAGCCGGAAAACGCCGTATATACCAGTTCGCCGACATAAGGATGGCGCTCGGGGATCGTCATCTCGTTGGAATATTCGTAGACGGCCTTGATGCGCTCGATATCGCGGCAATCCAGTTCCGGATCGACGCCCTGCGTATACATGTTCAGCGCCAGCGTCACGACGTCGACATTGCCGGTGCGCTCGCCATTGCCGAACAGCGTGCCTTCGACACGGTCCGCACCCGCCATCAGGCCCAGCTCGGTCGCGGCAATGCCGGTGCCGCGGTCATTATGCGGATGCAGCGAGATGATGACGTTTTCGCGGTTGTCGATATTGCGGCACATCCATTCGATCTGGTCGGCATAGATGTTCGGCGTCGCCATCTCAACGGTGGAAGGCAGGTTCAGGATCAGCTTGTTGTCCGCCGTCGGCTTCACCACCTCGACCACGGCGTTGCAGATTTCCAGCGCCACTTCCAGTTCGGTGCCGGTAAAGCTCTCAGGCGAATATTCGAAGCGGAAACCACCACCGGCCTTGGCCGCCATGTCGGTGATCATCTTGGCGGCATCGACGGCAATCTGCTTGATGCCGTGCACATCCTTGCCGAACACGACACGGCGCTGCAATTCCGAGGTGGAATTGTAGAAATGGATGATCGGCTTGTTGGCGCCTCGCAGCGCCTCGAAGGTGCGGGTAATCAGCTCCGGGCGGCACTGCACCAGCACCTGCAGGGAGACGTCGTCAGGCACATTGCCTTCTTCCACGCACCAGCGGGCAAAATCGAAATCCGTCTGCGAGGCGGAAGGAAAACCGATCTCGATTTCCTTGAAACCCATTTCGAGCAGCAGCTTGAACATGCGGGCCTTGCGGTCATGCCCCATGGGGTTGACCAGCGACTGGTTGCCGTCGCGCAGGTCCACCGAACACCAGATCGGCGCCTTGTCGATGGTCTTGCCCGGCCATGTACGATCGGGGATATTGATGGTCGGGTAAGGACGATACTTCACGCTCGCGTCAGTCATGCCCTTGGAAATATTGGTGATCTTGCCGTCCATTTCGCTTCCTCCTTGCGCAGTCCGCGGGCTTCTTCAAGCCATCGGCGGATGCGCGGCCCTTTAGAGCCTAAATCCAGTATAAAATGAGATTTCGAGATGAGGAGCGTTTGCGCCAGCGGGCTTTCGGCCGCCGGGCGCTCCTCACTGGACCCGGCAACCGCGTGTAAGGTCGAGGCTAAGAAGCGAGAGTGCACCGCACGGCGAGGCCTTCGCAGAAATCTGCGCGCTCATGCCGAAAATGGTTGCGATGCTGTTGCTCATGGCGACGTGTATAAACAGCGGCTGGCGGTCTGACAAGTGATCTTGTGATGCGCAGGTTATTTTACTTGCCTGCCATTCTCGAGTCTTTCGGCGATCCACAATTTGACAAGCGACTGCCGGGTCACTCCGAGACGTCGCGCTTCGTTGTCGAGATCGTTGACGACCCATGTCGGAAAATCGATGTTGACGCGCTTGGGTTCGATGTTGAGATGCCGCGCCGTCGACCAGTCGAGATATTCGCTGATGTCTTCGCCATCATCGGCCACCCTGTCGAATTCTTCTACGCTTATGGTCTTCATAATGATGCCTCTCTAATTCACGGGCACGGCGCACGGAAATGATGCGAATACGGCCGCCTCGCAATGTATGGACAGCCAGCCACAATTTCTCTCCGAGAAGAGCGATGAGCGCGAGCCGCTCTTCTCCAATACCGTTCGCGGTAACCGTCAAACCGTATTTATCGTGCCACAATGCCTGCGCGTCGACAAAATCAATGCCGTGCTTGTCTTTATTCCCAGCGCTCTTTACCGGATCAAATTCGAATACCATAAGAATATAATATAAAAACTATACCATTTCCACTACTTAACCACGCTTCACCAGCCGCTGCAACGCCATCATCAACCCGCCGCCGATCAGCCCCCAGAAAGCCCCGGAAACACCGCCGAAGGAGAGGCCCGAGGCCGTGATGAGAAAGGTGATCGCCGCCGCCTCTCGCGTCTCCGGCTCCTTGAAAGCCGCGACGGCAGAGCCAGAAAAGGCGCCGACCAGCGCCAGCCCTGCCACCGCCTGAATGAGGATAGGCGGCGCCAGCGCCACGAATGCCGTGACCACGCCAGCCAACAGGCCGAAGATGATATAACCGACGCCGCCGATGATCGCAGCCCAATAGCGACGTTTGGGATCGGCATGGGCGTCCTCGCCCGCGCACATCGCCGCCGTGATCGCCGCAAGATTGACGGCATGGCCGCCGAAGGGGGCGGACAGCAGCGAAAAAAAGCCGGTCGCCGCGAAGAGCGGTCCGGGTTGCGGATCGTAATGATTGACCTTCAGCACCGCGATGCCGGGAATGTTCTGCGAGGCCATGGTGACGATGAACAGCGGCAGCGCGATGGAGACGACGGCGTGCAGGCTGAAGACGGGCGTTACCCATTCCATCGGCGGCGTCAGCGATTGCGCCACGCTATCGAGCGCGCCCGCCGGAATATCGACCCCGAAAATCATGACAAGCACGAAGGCAGCAAGCGCCGCAGGCACGGCGAAAAGCCGCCGGAAAGCCCCAACCACGATCCAGGCGAGAATGATCGGCAGGCCGAGCGCCGGATTAAAGCCGATCGCCTTCACCGGCGCAAAGCACAGGCCGATGATGACACCTGACAGCATGGCATTGGCAAGCGGCGCGGGAATGGAGGCAACCGCGCGCCCGAGCGGCTTGAACAGGCCGGCGATGATGATCAGGACGGCGCAGATGATGAACCCGCCGACAGCCGCCGGAAATCCGCCCTCGATCACCCCGGTGGTTGCCAGAAGGGCCGCACCCGGCGTCGACCAGGCAATGCTGATCGGCAGCCGGGTGGTGACGGAAAGAACGATGGCGCAAAGCCCCATCGCCACCGAAAGCGCCATCAGCCCGGAGGCAGCCTCGAAATCCGTCGCGCCGACGGCTTTCAGTCCCTGCAGCACGACGGCAAAGGAGCTGGCAAACCCGACAAAGGCGGTAAGGCATCCCATGAACAGGCTCTGGACGGAAAAATCTTTCAGCATGAAGCACTCTGCGGGCCTGCTGCCAGTCGCAAGAACCGCAGCGGACTGCGGGGCGACAGGCAGGAACAAAATTTGAAGCGTAGGGCGCGAATCCAGACGGCGCGACACGCTTTGGATGAAGCATGACTATAGTCAGGATCAAAAAAGACAAGGCCTGGCAAGATGAACCGCCGGACTTCAGGTACGGAGATACGGAAAACGTCATCAAAGTTTAGCGGCAGGGCGCTAATCCTCGCGGCATCCATCCCAACAGGACCATCCGCCACAA is a window from the Agrobacterium tumefaciens genome containing:
- a CDS encoding benzoate/H(+) symporter BenE family transporter, whose amino-acid sequence is MLKDFSVQSLFMGCLTAFVGFASSFAVVLQGLKAVGATDFEAASGLMALSVAMGLCAIVLSVTTRLPISIAWSTPGAALLATTGVIEGGFPAAVGGFIICAVLIIIAGLFKPLGRAVASIPAPLANAMLSGVIIGLCFAPVKAIGFNPALGLPIILAWIVVGAFRRLFAVPAALAAFVLVMIFGVDIPAGALDSVAQSLTPPMEWVTPVFSLHAVVSIALPLFIVTMASQNIPGIAVLKVNHYDPQPGPLFAATGFFSLLSAPFGGHAVNLAAITAAMCAGEDAHADPKRRYWAAIIGGVGYIIFGLLAGVVTAFVALAPPILIQAVAGLALVGAFSGSAVAAFKEPETREAAAITFLITASGLSFGGVSGAFWGLIGGGLMMALQRLVKRG
- the brnA gene encoding type II toxin-antitoxin system BrnA family antitoxin codes for the protein MKTISVEEFDRVADDGEDISEYLDWSTARHLNIEPKRVNIDFPTWVVNDLDNEARRLGVTRQSLVKLWIAERLENGRQVK
- a CDS encoding BrnT family toxin, which codes for MVFEFDPVKSAGNKDKHGIDFVDAQALWHDKYGLTVTANGIGEERLALIALLGEKLWLAVHTLRGGRIRIISVRRARELERHHYEDHKRRRIRQGGR
- the leuA gene encoding 2-isopropylmalate synthase; translation: MDGKITNISKGMTDASVKYRPYPTINIPDRTWPGKTIDKAPIWCSVDLRDGNQSLVNPMGHDRKARMFKLLLEMGFKEIEIGFPSASQTDFDFARWCVEEGNVPDDVSLQVLVQCRPELITRTFEALRGANKPIIHFYNSTSELQRRVVFGKDVHGIKQIAVDAAKMITDMAAKAGGGFRFEYSPESFTGTELEVALEICNAVVEVVKPTADNKLILNLPSTVEMATPNIYADQIEWMCRNIDNRENVIISLHPHNDRGTGIAATELGLMAGADRVEGTLFGNGERTGNVDVVTLALNMYTQGVDPELDCRDIERIKAVYEYSNEMTIPERHPYVGELVYTAFSGSHQDAINKGMKAIKVANHPVWEVPYLPIDPKDVGRSYEAIIRINSQSGKGGIAYILQQDYGINLPRNLQVEFREEIQRITDEEGVELPAKRIYERFIERYVTQPNARIKFVDHHTYPAGDFKGVRIVAAEITDNGEVKRIEGKGTGPIDGFINALSVYLGVDLSVNDYSEHSLQHGSNASAIAYVEMEHPGGKLFGAGVNTNIVAASLEAIVSAANRVLEERAK